CGCCTCATACACCACCTCTCGTACCCCAGGGGCTCCTCAGTGAACGAAGCCATCCCACCCGAGCTGTGCTCGGTGAGGTACGCCTCATTCGACCATGCGGTACGGCTAGTGCGGGCCTGCGGGAGGggggccctcatggccaagtgcgacATCCAGTCGGCATTCCGGCTCCTGCCCGTCCACCCCAGTGACCAGTGCTTGCTGGGATTTAAGTTCCGTGACCGCTGGTATGTTgataaggccatgcccatgggttgcTCGGTAGCCTGCGCGGCCTTTGAGACCTTCAGCAccttcctggaatgggctgcGAAGGATCGCATGGGGGCCCCCTTTGTTAGTCACTACCTGGATGACTTTATCATCATGGCCCCCCCCAACAGCCCGGCCTGCGCCGACCGCCTCCGCATCTTCCAGGAGCTAGCGGCTGAGCTGGGCGTCCCCCTGGCAGAGGAGAAGACTGAGGGGCCTTCGCCTCGCCTCACCTATCTGGGCATCGAGCTGGACTCGGCGGCCGGGCTTTCCCGGCTGCCTGCAGATAAGCTGGCTCGCCTTCGGGACCTCCTGGTGGGGACCCTTGCTCGCAAGAAATGCACCCTCAGGGAATTGCAGTCGATAATAGGCCACctgaactttgcctgcagggtggtctcccccgGGCGGGCCTTTTGCGCGAGACTCACCAGGGCCTGCCGGGGGGTTATTTCTCCTCACCACCACATTCGCCTCACCAAGGGCATCAAGGCAGATCTGGAGGTCTGGCTAAGATTCCTGTCCGGTTTCAACGGCGTCTCCCTGTGGCAGGCCCCCCTCGACCTGGGCTCCGCGCTTCAGGTTCACTCAGACGCAGCCGGGAGCTTGGGGTTTGGGGTTTTCTTCaggggccggtggtgcgcccagcAATGGCCTCCTTCGTGGGCTAGTACAGGGGTCCTGCGAGATCTCAcattcttggagttttttcccatacTGGTGGCGGTCTCCATCTGGGGGGATCTCCTGCGGGACAAACGGGTGgtgttctggtgcgacaaccaggctacGGTCAGGGTCATCAACAGGCAGTCCTCTCGCTCCGAGAGGGTTATGCGCTTGGTTCGCCGCTTTGTCTTGATCTGTTTGGCCACTAACATTACTTTCTCAGCCCGTCatgtagcaggtgtggataaTGGCCTTGCGGACGCGTTGTCTcggttccagatggagaggttcttcgcgcTGGCGCCAGAGGCTCAACGCACACCGGACCCCTTTCCGGAGGAATTGTGGCTGGCTGGCGGGACAtcgtgatgcagggagtacttaGCTCAGTCGCCCCCTCCACGCTCAGGGCCTACGCTGCGGCAATGGAGCGCTTCGTGGGCTTTACCTGGGGGGCGGGCGGAGGGGCCGCCCTCCCCCCTTCCGAGGACGAGGTGCTGCGTTACCTGGCCCACCTGCGCGTGCTGGGGCGGGCCCCCCGCTCCATGAGAAGAGAGCTAGCGGCAGTATCCTTCTTCTGTAAGGCCTTAGGGTTCCCTGACCCATGCCGCGGCTTCATTCCCCGCCGGGCTGTCgagggctgggccaggctggCTCCGCCTCCCGCCGACAGGAGGCGCCCCATTTCACTCTCCATCCTACGTCGCCTCTTGGGGGTCCTTCCCGACTGCTGCCGGTCCCCCTTCGAGGCTCGGCTGTTCCACACGGCCTTTAccctggccttcttcggggcGCTGCGGGTGGGCGAGCTGGTGGCGGGCTCCCGGGACGACCCAAGCGGCAGGGCGCTCAGCTTCTCGGACGTCTCCTGGTCCCCCAAGCAAGTTTCCATCACGATCCGTCGCTCCAAGACGGATCAGCGGGGAAGGGGGGTCACCCTATGCCTGCGGGCCTCCCGGCGGGGGTCAGTCTGCCCGGTTCGGGCGGTGGGTGCTTACCTGGGCATTCGCCCTCCCCTCCAGGGCCCCTTCCTCATACACAGGGATCACTCCCCGctcacccgctaccagttcgCCTCCCTGCTGCGAGCTTGCTTGGAGGCAGCCAGGCTCCCTCCTGCGGAGTTCGGCACGCATTCCTTCCGCATCGGGGCGGCCACCGAGGCCGCCAGCATCGGGCTGTCGGACAAGACCATCATGGCTATTGGGCGCTGGCGGTCCGGGGCTTTTCGCTCCTACATTCGGCCCAGCGGGGGGAGCAGTCATTAACAGGCTGGTCTCGTATGCTTCTTCCGGCAGGGGCAAGGAGGTCGGTgtggatctgtgggcacagcatcgtcCATTGGGCCGGGAGATACGCGGCATCATCAGGCTGGGGCGGCCACCTGGGACTGGAAGACCATCTGCAGATCCACTGGATGGGCGTGCGTGGGATGCTCTGGGACTCACTCCGGCCGATGCTCCTGCGGCAGGCCCAGCGCCTGGGACCTCCGGACGCGTTGGTCATCCAGCTTGGGGAGAACGACCTGGGCAAGCGCCAGGGGCCGGATTTGCAGCGGGCCATGCGTTCCGATCTGGACAGCCTCCGGAGCCTCTTCCCGCAGACGGCGTTCTTTTGGTCGGACTTGCTACAGCGGCGGACATGGCGTGGTGCCCGGTGCCCGAGGAAGGTCGACGGGATCAGGCAGAGGGTTGCTCGCGCCATGGGTCAGTACATCGCGGAAGCCGGCGGCCACTTCATCGCACATTGGGACATTTCTTTCCGCATCGGCCCCCTCTACGCCCCGGATGGGgtccacctgtccagctggggacaggacatcTGGCTCCAAGACCTGCGGGATGGCCTCTTGGACTGGGTCAGtggtaggagtgttggcgggagccacagTTGGCTCTAGTGGCggtgggcattggatcagatcactTTTGGGGAGTTGGGGGCCTCCGCGCCCCAGGCTCCCcgttaggggattcccataaggaatcttgggagtgaggcttggggtgcatgcccagctcgggggctgccgcggcatcctcactcccaggtggcaggggagtcactcaggggtgtacacccaggtgatctcccctcaAATGCCACTCCTAtggttccctcccccagctggcgtctggggggggttgaggtctatcggctggcaggcgggccagccgatgttTTTTCctgggatctgatccacatgctgcgccaatactcctttaccgctgtttcaataaagttgtggccatgctTTCTCCAAGCTTTGTGTGGTCTGGATTTATTCAAgcgtcctcctccctccccctcagcGCTAGGCGGCAAACGGAGGCGTCCGACTTACCGGGCGCCCGGTTGCCGCCGTCAAGCTGGGAGGGAGCGAGGCCAGCGTCTTCGTCGTCAGCCCATCCGGGAACCCCCGGGCGGGCTGCCGACGAATCACATTCAAACTTCGGAGCCGGCCAATCAGGGTGCCCGGGCCGGCTCCgtggtggggtggggcggggacTGCGAACCTCCGGTCCGCAGTCTTCACTCAGGTCCGCCAGCTGGGTACTTAACCAGCTGCCGTCCCCGCCCACCCTCACTTCGGCTCGTCGCgtctcccacccacctctcccttatTTTTTGTGTTCCATTTTGTCACAACTGTCGGGCggtgggcattggatcagatcactTTTGGGGAGTTGGGGGCCTCCGCGCCCCAGGCTCCCcgttaggggattcccataaggaatcttgggagtgaggcttggggtgcatgcccagctcgggggctgccgcggcatcctcactcccaggtggcaggggagtcactcaggggtgtacacccaggtgatctcccctcaAATGCCACTCCTAtggttccctcccccagctggcatctggggggggttgaggtctatcggctggcaggcgggccagccgatgttTTTTCctgggatctgatccacatgctgcgccaatactcctttaccgctgtttcaataaagttgtggccatgctTTCTCCAAGCTTTGTGTGGTCTGGATTTATTCAAgcgtcctcctccctccccctcagcGCTAGGCGGCaagctgatttgcaacccaacctctTAACTACCATGCTAAAGCAGTTCCCTTTAAAATTTCTTCTAAGTAGAATAGCTATTGATAAAACCCTATTGTGTAATGTTTTCTTGACCATTTAATATCTGGGATATTTAAATCCCGCTGATTGATCCTAAAGTCTCTTTGCAAGCTCACTGAATACCCAAAATAATAACCAGGAACCAATCTTTCCTGCTATTTAATTACTATAAACTTAGGATTGTTATCCTTCCATGTCATTTTCTTCTTATTCTTGCTGATGACAAGTAATACAACATAACATGTGCCATGATGTCACAGCATTTCACGTTTCCTGTTTCAGCTGGTGACAGCCAATTATGTGTTGTGGAAACTTTGTATTATACTGTGTTGCTGGTAAGAAAGGAAAGAGTGATTGAGTGACAGTTATGGCAGCTCCATGTATTATTTACTTCAATGGTAACTAACCATATATACACAGATTTTCTTATGTATCTATCACAAGCCATACTTCTGTGAGATTAAAAAAATACAGTCATTATTACACTGGTAGGCAACGTAATCTACTTCAGCCTTCTGGAGTCTGGACACAACACCCAGAGAATGGGAAATGAAGTGGGAGCTACAATCATGGGTTGTGTGGTAAAGGTAAAAATCTAAGTGTAGTTGCGTACAAGCAGAGCTATAGTAGGATAAAATCCTATCAACCAATGGAAAAATCCACTTACCACACTATTGTGGATAAACACAGCATTATACGTGTGGGTATGCAGCCATTTCTCTAATAACCTTTGCTTATACAGACACAAATTCTGCATAAGCTAAGCAACTTCAAAATGTAGTTCCCAGAAAGAGAGTGCACTGAGAAGAAATGCTTAAGGCTAAATGTTAATTTGTATGGTAGAAGAAGTTAAAGACTTCCTGGGGACTATGAAAGCGAATTCAGTAACCATGAACTGAAAACAAAATAGTTGCCAATGCCACTTGACTTCTTCATCCAATAATAAATTGAGATTTCAAGCATCCCTAGCATCTCAGTTCTGTCATATATGTCCCAGGATCAGCTAAGAAATCTCCGGATTATCTGTCTTGCAGTGCCCATATTCTTTGAAGGTGGCAGGCTAAGATCTGGATTCTATGGGTTAGTTGATCTGGGGCTGGAGGGTTGATGTTTCTGGCTTAATGGAGGTGGTCTGGACTACATGATCCTCCAGATgtttctgcttaggattgaaaGTCTTGCCCTCCAGCATTTATCCATGATTCTTGGTCTCTTCTTCTGGCATGTAAAATATTCCAACCTGTCAGActccacctcctgagccctccttTTGGTGTCAAGCTTTGCGTATATCTCAGGAGGGAGGATTTTACCTCACCCATGGTGCTCTCTCTCCTGCCTCACACCTCTCCCCAAGCTGCGTAGGAGAGGCCTGGCTCTTCCTCCCTGGCCCTCTCTGAGTTGGCCCATAAACTTGGGGTCAGGGTGACCCAGGCTCCTGTAATCCCATTATTCCTGGTGTGGGTGTTTGGGGAGTGATGGGAACTGGCACCCATGGACTCTCCTGCTGGGCCTCCTCCCTGCTTTCTCCTGGGATCTCAAAGGGCTGCAACCATGGCCAGCATGGGCTTAATGGAGGCTAgggattagggttgctaggtcctccAGGGCCCAAACCAGGGGACAGTGGGATTATGGGTGGGCACGTTGGGAGGAACTTACCTCACACAGGACACTCTAgaggacttccttgtcacaccaggaatgatatcattcctggcatgacaaggaattGGCACCCAAACTGGGGCATGGTGTtgttcctggtgcaacaaggaagtcctccagagTGCAAGctcattccccactccttttcctccctgttggccaggtaagtggggaagctgggagcaggggaggtaatcccctgctcccactagGGGAATGGGGTTCCTCTCAGGGAAGCTGCCATCAACCTTGCCCATGCACTGCTGTTCTGACACAGCTTGCCAGTTGGGTCCTACCCCTTCAGGGAATGTGCCTCAGACCCAGTTCTAAGATCGGGCCACCTGTGTTTTTCCTGATGGTGGTTCTCTCAGCCCTACTTCCTTGccttccagctggggcctggcttCTGGCAGCCCCTTAACAGGCCCAAGTACTGCCCGAGCTCCTTTTGCCTGCCCAGGATGTCTCCGTGGAGCCAGTAAGTATGGGGGAAGAAAGGCCAACCCCAGACATAGCCCTAGTTTGTTTTGGTTATGTTCCTTCTTTCCACCCACCTAAACTATGGCTTTTTGCACTGCTTTCTGAGTAAACACGTTCGCCACTGGGAACTACAGACTAATTTCCTGATTGGGCTTTTTTCTGGATTAGTAATTGCCCTAATAATTGCTAGCAGGTCTATTATTTGGCTGACTGTTGTCTCAGAAAACTTTATACATGAACATAAACTATTTGACAAACCCCATTACCCCCTGGTTGTGAAAAGCCTTTATTAGTTTAAATAGTTTGTCTTTcccaagggaaaaaaatcatatttCCGTTTGATTCTTTGATGTATATAATATTAGGTAAATAATGTAACACAAAACTAGGATTATGTACATTTGagctatcaagtcacaactgatttatggtgaccccaggaaGGGGCTTTTCAGGCAAGTagaaaacagaggtggtttgtccttgccttcccctgcagcaTCTTCCTTGATGGTCCCTCATCGAAGTACCAACCTTGCTCagcttgagatctgatgagatcaggctataccatactgCCTTCCATCCAAAACTAAGATTACAAAATGTAGAAAGTTTTCTATGCTATTTATATATCAAGTATTTTAAACTATATCTATCATTTACTAGTTCAACTAAAGCATTGCAAATGAAACTGAATGCACTGAATAAAACCTCCCCCTGCCTATTATagcctgctgtgctccccagtaTGCTGCTCCAAGGACTGTGTGAACCTTTGGGAAAATATGGCACCCAGAGCACAAAAACGAAATCTTGCTTGAGCAGAAATACCCCTAGTGTAAAAGGAAGGAGGAATTAGATCCAACCTACTACCTTCCACAGTTTTGCATTATGTCAGTATGTGTTATTTTTCTACTTTACCTCACAGTTTATTAGTATGTTGTGCTCAGGGGCTAGGTCGTGCTGCCAACGGGTTTGGGGAGAAGGTGGAGTCCATGGACTAGCACCCTGGGGGGACCAAGTGATGACCGGTGGGCAATGCAAGCTGTAAGTCCAAAGCACAGTCTGGGTCGGTACTCACAGAGGGAAGTCCAAGAGCAGGTCAGGCAGGTTCAAATCTGAGAGGCAGGCTAGGTTTCTGTCTGTGGGGAGCAGGGCAACGGTTGGAGGA
Above is a window of Eublepharis macularius isolate TG4126 chromosome 11, MPM_Emac_v1.0, whole genome shotgun sequence DNA encoding:
- the LOC129337328 gene encoding integrase/recombinase xerD homolog: MERFVGFTWGAGGGAALPPSEDEVLRYLAHLRVLGRAPRSMRRELAAVSFFCKALGFPDPCRGFIPRRAVEGWARLAPPPADRRRPISLSILRRLLGVLPDCCRSPFEARLFHTAFTLAFFGALRVGELVAGSRDDPSGRALSFSDVSWSPKQVSITIRRSKTDQRGRGVTLCLRASRRGSVCPVRAVGAYLGIRPPLQGPFLIHRDHSPLTRYQFASLLRACLEAARLPPAEFGTHSFRIGAATEAASIGLSDKTIMAIGRWRSGAFRSYIRPSGGSSH